The Pochonia chlamydosporia 170 chromosome 1, whole genome shotgun sequence genome window below encodes:
- a CDS encoding myocyte-specific enhancer factor 2d (similar to Metarhizium acridum CQMa 102 XP_007806367.1), with translation MEIPGYYYDTVKKKYFKVAKSSTASSTSYSSDAIKRRKVQEASQQEAHRKAQLVKRHIKRHILQKDIVSGGLLNREITRDYLPEDGRGRRYDGDIGAAAWAGGLQAKGGIPFMPSFGRGREVNMSCFWVGGGVAYATLDEESLLGTYISTDENDVLSFGTDPVTGERPRVPQFRTEMIRCPQMSSIKYHEPTHKMLLTSREPDRSCGLYLFSPVISEDDRNGGRWMLGETDHYQRLTVHRRLNDEWLVHQSTPAPPSSDLLCVMGTNSGIVRVRCNDSMSWIAPPKPPKGTQLPLEIFDQDFQQANHNVILAGGRQPRLWTTDLRTPATEWSYVQQPSSIAHLRSVNEHQVLTAGLRDKMGLYDMRFMKKAAGGTGALLSFPGYKNAAHFHAGWDVSTELGVVAAAQDDGTVKLFSLQTGRILRSRVLDGVRTDTPVKALMFNSMGDRDKVPSLWVGKGQALTKFSFASRTLEDEA, from the exons ATGGAGATTCCGGGGTATTATTATG ATACCGTCAAGAAGAAATACTTTAAAGTAGCAAAAAGCTCAACcgcctcatcaacatcctaCTCCTCTGACGCCATCAAACGGCGCAAAGTCCAGGAGGCCTCTCAACAAGAAGCCCACCGCAAAGCACAACTCGTCAAAAGACATATAAAAAGACACATTCTACAAAAGGACATTGTGTCTGGGGGCCTGTTGAACCGGGAAATCACTCGTGACTATCTGCCGGAGGATGGACGCGGGAGGAGATATGACGGGGATATTGGCGCCGCAGCCTGGGCGGGCGGGTTGCAGGCCAAGGGGGGTATCCCGTTTATGCCGAGCTTCGGAAGGGGGAGGGAGGTGAATATGAGTTGTTtttgggttggtggtggcgTTGCGTATGCAA cgttggatgaggagagtCTTTTGGGGACGTATATCTCCACGGACGAGAATGACGT ATTGTCGTTTGGTACGGATCCAGTGACGGGTGAGCGGCCGAGGGTGCCGCAGTTTCGGACGGAGATGATACGGTGTCCGCAGATGTCGTCGATAAAGTATCATGAGCCGACGCACAAGATGCTTCTGACATCACGGGAGCCGGACCGTAGTTGTGGATTGTATTTGTTCTCACCGGTTATTTCGGAGGATGACCGCAATGGAGGGAGGTGGATGCTGGGAGAAA CCGACCACTACCAACGGCTCACCGTccaccgccgcctcaacGACGAATGGCTCGTCCACCAAAGCACGCCCGCCCCTCCATCATCCGACCTCCTCTGCGTAATGGGCACTAACAGCGGCATCGTACGCGTCCGCTGCAACGACTCCATGTCGTGGATCGCGCCGCCCAAACCCCCCAAAGGCACGCAACTACCCCTCGAAATCTTCGACCAAGATTTCCAGCAAGCGAATCACAATGTCATCCTCGCGGGGGGTCGACAGCCTCGTCTATGGACGACGGACCTGCGCACCCCCGCAACGGAATGGTCCTACGTCCAGCAACCGAGTTCGATAGCACACCTCCGCAGCGTGAATGAGCACCAGGTTCTCACCGCGGGGCTAAGGGACAAAATGGGCCTCTATGACATGCGGTTCATGAAGAAAGCGGCGGGTGGGACTGGCGCGCTGCTCTCTTTCCCGGGGTATAAGAATGCGGCGCATTTTCATGCAGGTTGGGATGTGAGCACTGAGCTGGGTGTCGTGGCGGCGGCACAGGACGACGGGACAGTCAAGTTGTTTTCGTTGCAGACTGGTAGGATACTAAGGAGTAGGGTGTTGGATGGAGTGCGGACAGATACGCCTGTCAAGGCATTGATGTTTAACTCCATGGGGGATAGAGACAAAGTGCCGAGTCTATGGGTAGGCAAGGGACAGGCACTTACAAAGTTTTCATTTGCATCACGGACATTGGAGGACGAAGCGTGA
- a CDS encoding nucleoporin-interacting protein NIC96 (similar to Metarhizium acridum CQMa 102 XP_007806368.1), with amino-acid sequence MASAGSDAAESPDGRSPAVAEATPSRGIGIGSGGGGIAAVGGTGVKRAPDGEVRDDEKAAGDGVAGAKKKKTGPGSRGVANLTPEQLAKKRANDREAQRAIRERTKNQIDALEKRIQELTNQKPYQELQSVVRAKEVVEQENADIKRQLASIIGILQPIVRSASSGEVSHVSPCHTFSQPTTTVPSPGIHQYNVTTPATSVSPAANLEQPPLPLPQQQQTASPGVSDDQNGSSETHSNMYMAQLQNQRLQLRQGLNMGGERLGLDFLLRPGQRLSAVPAGVNGAQDSPQYHHVPMKHDWSASHNEQDAQPSWASSASSGHLPETAALDPYRQSGSPATLPHHPLPLPQQQYNPQTDPDTLAFYARPIKHSEPSCALDSLLLNFLSERRQRIADGIPIQEVIGPRYPSVSSLLNPSNSQYSHPLSRVFTDILSAFPGISRLPERVASLYVMFLLVRWQLAPTRENFELIPECLVPVQSQYDYAHPAWLDLIPFPALRERLARVWNPRQYDLDNWFIPFTTSLRVSWPYEETDALLLLPDSEEVVINPVFERHIRNADNWKLGERFASAFPELVGLFTLDPSIVY; translated from the exons ATGGCTTCTGCAGGAAGTGATGCGGCCGAGAGCCCTGACGGGAGGTCCCCTGCTGTTGCGGAAGCCACTCCTAGCCgcggcattggcattggcagtggtggtggtggtattgctgctgttggtggcacTGGCGTCAAACGGGCCCCGGACGGCGAGGTCAGAGATGACGAGAAGGCCGCCGGTGATGGCGTAGCCGgggcgaagaagaaaaagacggGACCGGGCAGTAGGGGTGTGGCCAACTTGACGCCAGAGcagttggccaagaagagaGCAAATG ACCGAGAGGCACAACGTGCTATTCGCGAGAGGACTAAGAATCAAATTGATGCTCTGGAGAAGCGTATTCAAGAACTGACGAACCAGAAGCCGTATCAGGAGCTTCAGTCTGTTGTCAGGGCCAAGGAGGTTGTTGAACAGGAGAATGCTGATATCAAGCGGCAGTTGGCAAGTATCATTGGTATTCTGCAGCCTATTGTTCGCTCCG CATCATCAGGCGAAGTATCACACGTCTCGCCGTGTCATACGTTTTCACAACCAACTACAACTGTACCAAGTCCAGGCATTCATCAATATAATGTGACTACGCCGGCAACGTCAGTTTCCCCTGCAGCCAATTTGGAACAaccgccgctgccgctgccgcaacaacaacaaactgCTTCACCGGGTGTAAGTGACGACCAGAACGGTTCTTCGGAAACTCACTCAAACATGTACATGGCACAACTACAAAACCAGAGACTTCAGCTACGCCAAGGCCTCAATATGGGCGGAGAGCGGTTAGGGCTGGACTTCTTACTGCGACCCGGGCAGCGTCTAAGTGCGGTGCCAGCTGGCGTGAACGGTGCTCAGGACTCACCGCAGTACCATCATGTTCCCATGAAACATGACTGGTCAGCCAGCCACAACGAGCAAGACGCTCAGCCATCGTGGGCATCATCAGCGTCATCTGGACACCTACCTGAAACGGCGGCACTTGACCCATACCGACAATCTGGCAGCCCAGCAACCctccctcatcatcctctgcctctgccacAGCAACAATACAATCCACAGACAGATCCCGACACCCTTGCCTTCTACGCAAGGCCAATCAAACACAGTGAGCCGTCTTGTGCCCTAGATTCCCTACTTCTCAACTTCCTCTCGGAACGGCGCCAGCGCATCGCGGACGGAATCCCCATCCAGGAGGTCATCGGCCCGCGATACCCGTCTGTATCATCACTTCTAAACCCGTCCAACAGCCAATACAGCCATCCTCTCTCAAGGGTCTTTACCGACATTCTCTCCGCATTCCCCGGTATATCACGGCTACCAGAACGCGTGGCCTCTCTGTACGTCATGTTTCTCCTGGTGCGGTGGCAGCTGGCGCCGACCCGGGAAAACTTTGAGCTCATCCCCGAGTGTCTGGTTCCTGTGCAGTCACAATACGATTATGCTCACCCGGCATGGCTTGACCTGATACCTTTCCCCGCTCTAAGGGAACGGCTGGCTCGGGTGTGGAATCCTCGTCAGTACGACTTGGATAATTGGTTCATCCCGTTTACGACATCGCTGCGGGTCAGCTGGCCGTATGAGGAGACGGATGctttgttgctgctgccggACTCGGAAGAGGTTGTTATAAATCCGGTGTTTGAGCGGCATATCAGGAACGCGGATAACTGGAAGCTCGGGGAGAGGTTTGCGAGTGCGTTCCCTGAGTTGGTGGGCTTGTTCACATTGGATCCATCGATTGTTTACTAG